TAATATTTGGGCATAAAGCAAGCCTTGCTGGAATAAAACACTAAGTCTGATGAAAGGACCAACATTGAAAACATATCCATCAACCCATCAGTTACTAAAATAAACGCCTTATGAAAAAGCACAGCATACCGAATGAGCCGGATGAGATGCCGGTGAATCCGGAAAACCCGGGTATACAACGCCCGTCTGATCCGGGCGAGCCACAAATACCAGAAGAAGCGCCCGAAAATATTCCGCGCGAAGTGCCACCAGAACCAGCCAATCCTCCAGAGGTTGCCCCCGGCGAGGTACAGAAATAGCGCTATGCAACCAATAACCATTTCAGCTTCAAATAGCCCTTGCTCTACTATTTTAAATTACAAAACTTAATATTAAGTTAACAACCAACTAAACGCACTTTCCGTACTATGGAACGTGCGTTTATTGAATATCCCTCTGCTAAAGTTTTTCAAGGCCAGGCTCCTTTTAAGCTTCTTTGCGTTTATACTGGTCATACTTTTTTGGTTGGGCTCTTATCTGTATATAGATAACCGCCAGGCCGGCCTGCGCAATTTTTCGGGTGAATTAACGCGCGTACAGATCCAATACCTGGAAAGCACCGGCTACCTCCAAAAATTCATGCTTTCGGGCTTTCATGAACCCGAGTTTTACATCAGTGGCAAACAACAGGATATCGATCGTTTTCTCTCACTGCAAAAAAGTATCAGCACAGATCTTGCCACCTTGCGCAAACATGCTGAGCGCAACAATATACACGCAGATAAGCAACTGGAAAATCTGCAACGGCTAAGTGCGCAAACCATCACGATGGGCGCTTATTGAAAGTGCACTATCAAAAAAAAGGTTTCGAAGACTGGGGGATTGAAGGTAAAATGCGCCGCTACGCGCACTGGCTGGAAGACTCTGGCCGGGTGGCAAAAATCGGTCTGCTTCAGTTACGCCGTCATGAAAAAGACTATATGCTGCGCGGACGCATGGAATATGCGCTACTGTTCTATAAGCAGTTAGACTCGCTATTGGTTAACCAACCTAAAAATACGCAGAGCTACCAGGCGATGCAGCTATACCGCCAGTATTTTGTTGAACTGGTAAACGAGGCCGAAATATTGGGCATTAACAAAGAAACCGGCATTGTACCGCAAACTCGCCAGGCTATAGAAAACTTTGACCATCAATATGCCCAAACTAATGACGTGGCTATCAGCGAAACGGCCCGCATCCACAACAAGTTTACCGGGCTGCTGGTGTTGATATCGGCCCTGTCGCTGGCTGTTGTGGTAGCTTTGAGCTGGCTGTTCTCTAAATATTTCACGCGCGATTTAACGCAGTTGAATCAGCAGATGTCGGCCTTTATCCGGTCTGATTTTTCGGATGTATCTACACCGGCAGAGGCCTCCCGTGTGCCCAACAGTATGGAGATTGATAACCTGTATCGCGATTTTGGGTTACTTAAAAAAGCCATCCAAAGTTACATCAGCAAACTCAACCTGCGCAGTAACGAGCTGCAGGAGTTGAACGAGGAGTTACAGGCTCAATCTGAAGAACTACAGGCGCTGAACGAAGAACTGCTGCTGCAACAGGAGCAAGAGCACCAGGCCCGCCGCGAGGCTGAGAAAGCCAATCAAGCCAAAAGCATCTTCCTGGCTACCATGAGTCACGAGATCCGCACGCCGATGAACGGGGTATTGGGGATGACCTCACTTTTACAAGAAACGCAACTGAATGAGGAACAGGCCGAGTATGCCAGCACCATTAAAAATAGCGGTGAACAGTTGATGAATGTGATTAATGACATTCTGGATTTCTCCAAAATAGAATCGGGTAAGCTGGAACTTGATCCGCATGATTTTAACCTGCGCGAGTGCGTGGAAGAAGTGATGGACCTGTTTGCCGGTAAAGCTGCCATGGCTGGTCTGGACCTGATTTACCAGATAGACCATGACCTGCCCATGCAACTGGTGGCCGATAGCCTGCGCCTGAAACAGGTATTAACCAACCTGCTTAGCAATGGCATCAAATTCACTTCATATGGCGAGGTGTTTATGCATATCAGTTTACTTAACCGTGCCAACAACCAGTTGATCCTGCAATTTGAGATAAAAGATACCGGCATAGGTATACCTGAAGATAAATTGCCGCGCCTGTTCAAAGCTTTCTCGCAGGTTGATTCATCAACCACGCGCAGCTATGGCGGTACCGGTTTAGGTCTGGCCATTTGTGAGCGATTGGTAAACCTGATGGGCGGCGAAATTTATGCTAACAGCAAACCGATGGTGGGCACGTCATTTGTTTTCACCCTACATGCGGAGGTAAGCACCCAGCCGTTACGCGCAACCGTGCCGTGCAGTATGGCCGGACAAGAAGGCAAAAAAATTTTGGTGGTTGATGATAACGATACCAATCGCCGCATCCTGCAGCTGCAGTTAGAGCAATGGAAATTAGTGCCAACATTGGTATCATCAGGTCAGGCAGCATTGGTAGCTATGGATCAAAACAAGTTCGACCTGGTGTTAAGCGATATGCAGATGCCCGGCATGGATGGCGTACAATTAACCGAACAGATTAAGCAGCGACAGCCGCAGATGCCTATAGTGCTGCTCAGCTCTGTTGGCGATGAAACCAAACAGCGCTACGCCAATCTATTCTCGGCCATTTTGACCAAGCCGGTGAAGTTGCAGCCACTTTGCAAAGCCATGCTGACGGCCATGGTTGAGCAGCCTGAACAACAACCGCAACGCAAAGAACAACTGGCAGCAGGATTGCTGAGTGAAACCTTCGCTCACGAACACCCGATGCGCATTTTACTGGCTGAGGATAATCTGATCAATCAAAAACTCATTCTGCGCATATTGAGCAAACTGGGCTATCTGGCAAAATCTGCACTAAACGGCCTGGATGTATTGGCCCTGATGGAACATGAAACCTTTGATGTAATACTGATGGACATCCAGATGCCGGGCATGGACGGACTGGAAGCTACGCAGATGATTCGCAGCAGCACCATCGCTCAACCCATCATCATTGCCCTGACAGCCAACGCCCTTGCCGAAGATAAAGAGCGATGCCTAAGCGCGGGCATGGATGATTACCTGTCTAAACCCGTCAATATTGACCTGTTCCTGGAGGCGCTAAGACGAGCATCGGTACATATCAATAATAAAGACAAGGAATTACCGGCTACGGAACTTTTTGCGGGGTAAAAATTAAACCAATTTGTCATTGCGAGCAGGGTTCGCGGGCGGAATTGCGCGCGAAGCAATCTCGTCGCAAGCAATTAGTCCTTTGACGAGATTGCTTCGTCACTCCCACGCTTTACCCTTTGCGTTCCTCGCAATGACAATCAAAAAGAACACGAAATATCGTCTACGCAGTGTTAATGACGCGCTTTTTTATATCTCTTTAGCTAATTGTTACGTTTATTTACCAAAGCAGGTAAGCTAAGGATACTCTTTACAAAACGAGTTATTAATTTGGCCGAAATTTATTTCAATAAATCACCCCCGGCTGACAATCATCAGCTGCCTGTGACTTATTTTTACCGATCGCCAATAAATAGATACTGATTTAAAAATGCGTGTAGGACTGTTTATACCTTGCTATGTAGATCAATTTTACCCCAACGCGGCTATTGCCACGCTGCAGCTGCTGGAAAAGCTTGGCTGCGAGGTGGTATATCCGCAAAATCAAACCTGCTGCGGCCAGCCTATGGCCAACTCGGGCTTTGAACATTTGACACATGGCTGTAACGAATTATTTATTAAAAACTTTGATGGCTTCGATTACATCGTAGCTCCGTCAGGCAGTTGTGTACTCCACGTGCGCGAGCATTTACATGATGAGCATGACGAAGCTAAGGCTGTAGACATTCGCCATAAAGTCTATGAGCTCACCACTTTCTTAACCGATATTTTAAAGGTAGAAAGCTTACCGGCACGTTTCCCTCATAAAGTGGGTATGCACCAGAGCTGCCACGGTCAGCGTGGCTTGAAACTGTCAAGCATGAGTGAACTCGTAGCGCCGGCCTTCTCAAAACCAGGCAGCCTGCTGGCCATGGTAAAAGATATTGAGCTGATTGAGCTGAACCGAGTAGACGAATGCTGCGGTTTTGGCGGCACCTTCTGCGTGGCCGAAGAAGCCGTATCATCAAAAATGGGTAAAGACCGCGTGGCCGACCACCTGCAGCACGGTGCTGAGTATATTACCGGTGTTGACATGAGCTGCCTGATGCACATGGAAGGCATCCTGAAACGCCAGGGCAGCAACGTAAAAGTGATGCACATTGCTGAGATTCTCAACGGAGTTGAGAATTAGTTAATTAGTTGATTAGTTAATCAGAGATTAGTTATTGCAAGTCGTCGATGCAAAGCACCAATGACCAATGACTACTGACCAATGACAAAATGAATACTGGAGAGAAAGAACACGCAGAATTAGCCGACGTATTTAATAAAGACGAGGCCCGTGTAGATTGGCACGATGAAACCCTGTGGTGGATCCGCGCTAAGCGCGACCGCTCGGTGCACCAGCTGCCGGAGTGGGAAGATCTGCGCGAAACGGCATCTAAAATAAAGTTTAACGTGCTCTCTAACCTGAGCGGGTACCTAGAGCAGTTTGAAGCACAGGCCAAAGCTAACGGTGTTACCGTACACTGGGCTGCCGACGCGAAGGAACATAACGAGATTGTTCACCGACTGATCAGCGAGCAGGGTGTTACGCAGATGGTAAAAAGTAAGTCAATGCTGACCGAAGAGTGCCACCTGAACGAGTACCTGGCAGAGCACGGCATCGAAGTAATTGACTCTGACCTTGGCGAACGCATTGTGCAGCTGGCTAAAGAACCGCCAAGCCACATTGTACTGCCTTGTATCCACAAAAAGAAAGAAGAAATTGGCGATCTGTTCCACAAATACCTGGGCACGCCGTCAAATATGTCTGATCCGCAGTTTCTAACCGAAACCGCCCGTCAGCACCTGCGCGAAACTTTCCTAACCCGCAAAGTGGCCTTAACCGGCGTAAACTTTGCCGTGGCAGAAACAGGCGAGTTTGTAGTTTGTACCAACGAGGGTAACGCCGATATGGGCGCCCACCTGGCCAACATACACATTGCCTGTATGGGTATTGAAAAATTGATCCCTCAGCGCAAGCACCTGGGCGTATTTCTACGTCTGCTAACCCGCAGCGCCACCGGTCAGCCAATTACCACTTACTCCAGCCACTTCAAAAAGCCGCGCGAAGGCCAGCAAATGCACATCGTGCTGGTTGATAACGGCCGAAGCGTACAACTGGGTCGTGAAGATTTCCGCAACTCGCTGAAATGTATCCGTTGCGGTGCCTGTATGAATACTTGTCCGGTTTACCGCAGAAGCGGTGGCCATAGCTACCATAACGCCGTAGCTGGCCCGATTGGTTCTATCCTGGCACCAAACCTGGATATGCGACAATATGCCGATTTACCATTTGCATCAACCCTGTGCGGCTCATGCAGTAACGTGTGCCCGGTGAAGATCGATATTCATGATCAGCTGTATAAATGGCGTCAGGTGCTGGTAAAAGAAGGTTACGCACCAACCGTTAAAAAAATAGGTATGCAGGTGATGACTACTACGCTTAACTCGCCGGGTATTTACCGCACCGCCGGTAAACTGGGCCGTATAGTGATGCGTTTGGCACCGTTTGCTGTAAACAATGGACTAAATCCATGGTACAAACATCGTGATATGCCAACTCCACCGAAAGAATCATTTGGCGAGTGGTATAAGAAGAATAGAAAATAATTTTGAAGGATGGAATGAGTGAATGATAGAATAAAATCATTCACTCATTCGCAAATCACTCATTCAATCATTATAAATGACAAGTAGAGAAAAAATACTGGCAGCCGTAAAACAAAATCAGCCCGAGCCGATGGAGCTGCCTGATATCGCATTTCTGAAAGGTGACCCGGAAGGCGTCATTGAAAAATATAGTACCACCCTTACCAATGTTGGCGGCAAGGTTTACCGCGTAGCTGGTTATGAGGAGATTGCCAAGATTGTTAAAGAAATTTACAAGCCTGAGGATCGCATCCTGACGCTGGTTCCTGAACTGGCCGGCATCACTAACGAAGCCTTCCAGCCAAGCCTGACTGCCCATCACTGGGAGAATGTTGAGCTGGCAGTAATCCGCGGACATTTCGGTGTGGCCGAGAATGGCGCAGTTTGGGTAACCGAAGAATTGATGGGTCACCGTGCCTTGCCGTTCATCACCCAATACCTGGCCATCGTCATCAAGGCTGAAGATATTGTGCCAACCATGCACGAAGCCTACATCCGCACTGCCGATAAAACCAGCTACGGTTACGGCGTATTTATAGCCGGCCCATCTAAAACTGCTGATATTGAGCAGTCATTGGTCATTGGCGCACACGGTCCGCGCGGCATGACGGTGTTTATTTTGGATTGATAAGATACTCGACATACAACAAGAAATGCAGCCAATGGCTGCCTTTCTTGTTGGACGCTTAAAATCCCTCCTCGGGGAGGGGCGCGTAAGGAAAGAGCGTCGGCAGGGAGGGGGCTAATCGCTTTACTAACCCCTCCCTACACCCTCCCCAGGGAGGGAATCGCACGTTCCCACGCTTTCAGCCTACCAGATACAGCCGTCTACTTCCTGTTCATTTTCCATAAATTTCGTTTGCCTTCAATTATTATCGACAATATTTACAATATTCGTACTATGCTACCCAACCAACGACGCGATAAAATTCTGGAACTACTGAA
This region of Mucilaginibacter yixingensis genomic DNA includes:
- a CDS encoding LUD domain-containing protein, producing the protein MTSREKILAAVKQNQPEPMELPDIAFLKGDPEGVIEKYSTTLTNVGGKVYRVAGYEEIAKIVKEIYKPEDRILTLVPELAGITNEAFQPSLTAHHWENVELAVIRGHFGVAENGAVWVTEELMGHRALPFITQYLAIVIKAEDIVPTMHEAYIRTADKTSYGYGVFIAGPSKTADIEQSLVIGAHGPRGMTVFILD
- a CDS encoding (Fe-S)-binding protein produces the protein MRVGLFIPCYVDQFYPNAAIATLQLLEKLGCEVVYPQNQTCCGQPMANSGFEHLTHGCNELFIKNFDGFDYIVAPSGSCVLHVREHLHDEHDEAKAVDIRHKVYELTTFLTDILKVESLPARFPHKVGMHQSCHGQRGLKLSSMSELVAPAFSKPGSLLAMVKDIELIELNRVDECCGFGGTFCVAEEAVSSKMGKDRVADHLQHGAEYITGVDMSCLMHMEGILKRQGSNVKVMHIAEILNGVEN
- a CDS encoding response regulator, yielding MHYQKKGFEDWGIEGKMRRYAHWLEDSGRVAKIGLLQLRRHEKDYMLRGRMEYALLFYKQLDSLLVNQPKNTQSYQAMQLYRQYFVELVNEAEILGINKETGIVPQTRQAIENFDHQYAQTNDVAISETARIHNKFTGLLVLISALSLAVVVALSWLFSKYFTRDLTQLNQQMSAFIRSDFSDVSTPAEASRVPNSMEIDNLYRDFGLLKKAIQSYISKLNLRSNELQELNEELQAQSEELQALNEELLLQQEQEHQARREAEKANQAKSIFLATMSHEIRTPMNGVLGMTSLLQETQLNEEQAEYASTIKNSGEQLMNVINDILDFSKIESGKLELDPHDFNLRECVEEVMDLFAGKAAMAGLDLIYQIDHDLPMQLVADSLRLKQVLTNLLSNGIKFTSYGEVFMHISLLNRANNQLILQFEIKDTGIGIPEDKLPRLFKAFSQVDSSTTRSYGGTGLGLAICERLVNLMGGEIYANSKPMVGTSFVFTLHAEVSTQPLRATVPCSMAGQEGKKILVVDDNDTNRRILQLQLEQWKLVPTLVSSGQAALVAMDQNKFDLVLSDMQMPGMDGVQLTEQIKQRQPQMPIVLLSSVGDETKQRYANLFSAILTKPVKLQPLCKAMLTAMVEQPEQQPQRKEQLAAGLLSETFAHEHPMRILLAEDNLINQKLILRILSKLGYLAKSALNGLDVLALMEHETFDVILMDIQMPGMDGLEATQMIRSSTIAQPIIIALTANALAEDKERCLSAGMDDYLSKPVNIDLFLEALRRASVHINNKDKELPATELFAG
- a CDS encoding lactate utilization protein B; this translates as MNTGEKEHAELADVFNKDEARVDWHDETLWWIRAKRDRSVHQLPEWEDLRETASKIKFNVLSNLSGYLEQFEAQAKANGVTVHWAADAKEHNEIVHRLISEQGVTQMVKSKSMLTEECHLNEYLAEHGIEVIDSDLGERIVQLAKEPPSHIVLPCIHKKKEEIGDLFHKYLGTPSNMSDPQFLTETARQHLRETFLTRKVALTGVNFAVAETGEFVVCTNEGNADMGAHLANIHIACMGIEKLIPQRKHLGVFLRLLTRSATGQPITTYSSHFKKPREGQQMHIVLVDNGRSVQLGREDFRNSLKCIRCGACMNTCPVYRRSGGHSYHNAVAGPIGSILAPNLDMRQYADLPFASTLCGSCSNVCPVKIDIHDQLYKWRQVLVKEGYAPTVKKIGMQVMTTTLNSPGIYRTAGKLGRIVMRLAPFAVNNGLNPWYKHRDMPTPPKESFGEWYKKNRK